The Streptomyces laurentii region GACCGCTTGGGCCTCGGGTCGGCCGCTCCGCCGACATGTGCGGAAAGCCGCAGGTAGGCGGGCGGTAAGAGGGCGTTAGCGGTACGCAAGCCGGACGGCAAGGGTGGGCGCGACAGTAGTGACGGCACCGAGTGCGGGGCCGTCCGAACTGAACCGGGGGAAGAAGGACCATGCGTACCCACCGTAGGAACTCCAAGAACACCGTCCTCGCCGTTGCCGCCGTCGCCGCGCTGTCGCTGGGACTCACCGCCTGTGGCGGCACGGACGACAAGGGCCGGGACGAGGGTGCCGCGGCCGTCTCCTCTTCCTCCGCCTCCGCGCCCGCCGACGCCCCGGCCGCCCCCGCCGGGCAGGCGTCCGGCACCACGGGCACGACCGGTGCCACCACCGCCGGCACCACCACGACCTCCGGCGGCGCGGCCACCGGCGGCAAGGGCGCGGCTCAGGCCGCCGCCAAGCCCGCGGGCGCGACCGCCGGCAAGACCCCGAGCTGCACCTTCAAGGACGTGAAGGTCACGATGCGGAAGGCCGACGAGGTCCCGACCGAGCACATCGAGCTCACCGCGACCAACACCTCCGGCCGCACCTGCCGCCTCGACGGCTACCCGCTGCTCGCCTTCGGCCAGATCCAGACCGCGAAGGACATCCCGCCGGTCGCGAAGAGCAAGCCGGGCGCGCCGGTCGTCCTGCGGTCCGGCACGGCGGCGTACGCCAACGTGCGGGTCGCCAACGGCGGTGCCCACGAGGACAACAAGGTCGTCACCTCCTTCAGCGTCAACTTCTTCACCGGCAGCGAGCCCACCGAGGGAAGCGTCGACGTCAAGGCCCCGGCCGGCGGTCTCGCCGTGGACGAGGCCGTCGCGAAGACCGGCTACTGGACGTACGAGCTCCGCAACGGCGCCGACGAGTTCTGAGCCGACGAGTCCTGAGCCGGCACGTCGTGGGCCGGCACGTCGTGGGCGACGGGTCCGAGCCCCGCGGGCCGGAACCCGAACGGCCTCCCGTACGTCCCCCACGTCATGAAGGACGGAATCGGTTGTCTCGCCCTCCTGGGCGGCTTCCTGACCGGACTCCTGGCCTGGGGGAGCGGCGCTGGTCCCGCCCTGGCCGGGGGGTTCGAGGGGGAAGGGCGGGACCTCGGCGTGCTCTGGGTGCAGTTGCCGGTGCTGCTGTTCGGTACGCCCGCGCTCGCGCTCGTCGTCTGGGCGCTGCTGCGCGGCCGCCGGCCCGCGCTGCTGGCCCTGGGCCTGGCCGTGACCCTGATCGCGGCCGGCCGGCTGGGCTCGGAGTGGATGGCGACGGCGGGGCCGGCCGTGGTGTACGAACAAGGGGCTTGACGATCTTCGACGCAACGGAGCGAGCCCATGTCGTACCCCGAAGTCCGCTATCAGGGTGAGAGCGGCGAGATCAACGCCTCCTTCCGCCCGGCCGGCACCCCGCCCGAGTTCGTCTCGCCGCGCGGCCAGCGGACGCACTATCTCGCCACCACCGCCTCCACCGACGGGGAGTTCGGGCTCTACAAGGTCGACATGCCGCCGAAGGCGGGCGGGCCGGCCACCCACTTCCACCGCACGATCTCCGAGAGCTTCTTCATCCTCGACGGCACCGTCCGGCTCTACGACGGCGACCGCTGGGTCGACGCGAAGAAGGGCGACTTCCTGTACGTGCCGGTCGGCGGCCTGCACGGCTTCCGCAACGACGCCGACGAACCCGCCTCCATGCTCCTGCTGTTCGCGCCGGGCGCGCCGCGCGAGGAGTACTTCGAGAAGGTGTCGACGGTCGGTGAGATGACGGACGAGGAGCGGGCCGCGTTCTTCGCCGAGCACGACACCTACTGGACCGACTGAGGCCGGTTCCCCTCTTCCGGCGCGGCCGCGAGGCCCGTCTTCGCGCCGGCCCCGCACAGCGGTACGACCGTGGTGCCGGGGCGCGGCGCGGTGGCGCGTACGGCGGCCCAGCAGGCGACGCCGGTCGGCTCCACGTACAGCCCGCGCCGGGCCAAGTCGAGCTGAGCCGACCTGATCTGAGCCTCCGTCACCGTGTGGAAGGTGCCGCCGGTGGCGCGGACCGCGCGGAGGATCTGCGCGGCACGCGGCGGGTTCGGGATGGCGATGCCCTCGGCCAGGGTGGGCCGGGCCGCGGCCGGTTCGGGCAGGTCGTCGGCGCCCGCGTGGAAGGCGGCGGCCAGCGGCGCGACCGCCTCGGCCTGCACCGCGACGAGCGCGGGGCGGCGTTCGACGAGCCCGTGGCCGTACAACTCCTCGACGGCGAGGGCCGATCCGAGCAGCAGGGTGCCGTTGCCGACGGGGACGACCAGCGTGTCCGGGAGCCGGCCGCCGAGTTCCTCCCACAGCTCGTACACGTAGGTCTTCGTGCCGTGCAGGAAGTGCGGGTTGTAGACGTGCGAGGCGTAGAACACCCCGGTTGTGTCGGCGGCTTGGCGTGCCGCGTGCGCCGTCGCCTCGCGGTCGCCGGGGACGACCACGACATGGGCGCCGTGTGCGCGGATCTGCTCCAGCTTCTTCGGCGACGTGCCCTCGGGGACGTACACGGAGCAGTCGAGGCCGGCGCGGGCGCAGTAAGCGGCCACCGCCGTACCGGCGTTGCCGCTGCTGTCGGCGACGACCGCGTCGGGCTGGAGCCGCCGGGCCAGTTCGGCCAGCATGACGGCGCCGCGGTCCTTGAAGGACAACGTCGGGGAGAGGAAGTCGAGTTTGGCCGCGACCGTGTCGGTCAGCGGGACCAGGGGTGTGCGGCCCTCGCCGAGGCTGATGTGCGGGATCTCGGTGGCGAGCGGGAGTGCCTCGGCGTAACGCCACAGTGAATTCACGCGGGACGCAAGGGACGTGAGGTCCACGGGAGCACTGGTGAAGTCGAGGTCCCAGGGGCCCCGGCAGCGCGGGCAGCACCAGGTGAGAGCGGACGCGGGGGAGTGGACCTGGCAGCGGGAGCACACGTAGGTCGTCATGATCGCGAGTCTGTCAGCCGTGTGACGGACGTGTGGCGCGACGCTCGGGACCCTTGTGCGATTCCTATGAATCGGTCAATCTTTCGTCAGCACCCCGGACGTGATGAGCGGCGCGGATCTCTCTGCGCAGACTTGTCATGTTCATGAAGATTTGTTGTCGTCCGTCAATCCGGCACGACCCCGGCACCACCCCAGCCCCGCCCCCGGTGCCGTACCCCCACAGCAGCGCACCACCTATGAGGAGGACCCCTCGCATGTCCGTGATGCGTGACTCGCGCCGCAGGCTCGCCGCGGCCGGCGCCATAGCCGTCGCCGCCCTCGCCCTCGGCTCCCTCTCCGCCGTCCCGGCCACCGCCGCCGGCAGTCCCGCCGAAGGCGTCGTCCTGAACGCCGGCGCGGAAGGGACCGTCGCCGACAGCTACATCGTCACCCTCCGCGACTCCGCCGCCCGCGCGGACTCGCCGCAGGGCCGGGCCGTCGCGACGAAGTTCGGCGCCAAGATCAAGCGGACCTACCGCGCCGCGCTCAACGGCTACTCCGTCGAACTCTCCGAAGCGCAGGCCAAGAAGCTCGCCGCCGACCCGGCCGTGGCCTCCGTCAGCCAGAACCGCCGCTTCACCATCGACGGCACGCAGCCCTCGCCGCCGTCCTGGGGCCTCGACCGGATCGACCAGAAGGCGCTGCCGCTCAACCAGAGTTACGCGTACCCGGACACCGCCGGGCAGGGCGTCACCGCGTACATCATCGACACCGGCGTCCGCATCACGCACAGCGACCTCGGCGGCCGCGCCTCCTACGGCTACGACGCGATCGACAACGACAACACCGCCCAGGACGGCCACGGCCACGGCACGCACGTCGCCGGCACCGTCGCGGGCAACTCGTACGGCGTCGCCAAGAAGGCGAAGATCGTCGGCGTCCGCGTCCTCGACAACTCCGGCTCCGGTACCACCGAGCAGGTCGTCGCCGGCATCGACTGGGTGACCGCGAACGCCGTGAAGCCGGCCGTCGCCAACATGAGCCTCGGTGGCGGGGTCGACACCGTCCTCGACGACGCCGTCCGCCGCTCGATCGCCTCCGGTGTCACGTACGCGGTCGCCGCCGGCAACGAGACCGACAACGCCGCCAACCACTCGCCGGCGCGCGTCGCCGAGGCCATCACCGTCGGCGCGACGACGTCCACCGACGCCAAGGCCAGCTACTCCAACTACGGTGCCGGCCTGGACCTGTTCGCGCCCGGCTCGTCCATCACCTCGTCCTGGAACACCAGCGACACGGCCACCAACACCATCTCCGGTACGTCGATGGCCACCCCGCACGTCGCGGGCGCCGCCGCGCTGTACCTGGCGGCCAACCCGACCGCCAGTCCGGCCCAGGTCTCGACGGCCCTCACCACGGCCGCCACTCCGAACGTGGTGACCAGCCCCGGCACCGGCTCCCCGAACCGGCTGCTCTACACGGGCACCGGCGACACCACGCCGCCCGCCGGCAAGCGCTTCGAGAACAACACGGCCTACACGATCAACGACAACGCGACCGTGGAGTCCCCGATCTCCGTCACCGGGGTCACCGGCAACGCCCCGGCCACCCTCCAGGTCCCGGTGAACATCACCCACACCTACATCGGTGACCTCCAGGTCCAGCTGATCGCCCCCGACGGCTCGGCCTACACGCTGAAGGCGTTCGGCACCGGCGGCAGCACCGACGACATCAACACCACGTACACCGTCAACGCCTCCTCCGAGGTCGCGAACGGCACGTGGAAGCTGCGGGTCACGGACAACTACACGTACGACAACGGCCGGATCAACTCCTGGGCGCTGCAGTTCTGACAGCCCTGAGTGCCTGAGTGCCTGAGTGCCTGAGTGCCTGAGTGGCTGAGCGGCTGAGCGGCCGAGTGGCCGAGTGCATGACGAGGGCGGTCGCCGTGACGGCGACCGCCCTCACTCTTCTTCGTCTTCGTCGAAGGTGTACGGCACCGGCTCGTGCACCCAGCCCGCCGTCAGGACCAGCCGCGACGTGCGGTGTACGGCGAGGAAGCCGAAGGGCCGGTCGAAGTCCACGTCGACCGCCCGGACCAGGTACGGCCGCATCGGCATTCCCGCGCCGACGAGGCCGAACGCCGTCACCGTGGCGGCTTCGAAGCCCTGCGCGCCGAACCGGGCCATCGCCGCCTGGCGGGCCTGCCCCACGGAAAGCGGCGGGTGGTCGGCGACGCCCGGGAAGTGGCCGCGGGTGGCGTCCAGCGCGCTCGACAGGCCGAACACCCCGGGCAGCTCGGTCAGATCGTGGTCGCCGGTGAGCGCGAACGGCGAGGTCGTGACCGAGAGGTACGGCTCGCGCGTCGTGCTGCGGACGGTGCGGACCGTGACGCCCGGGCCGGGCTCGCCCGGCGGCAGCGCCCCGCCCGGAACGGCCCGGTGCACCCCGGCCAGGACGTCGAGCCCGGCGCGCAGCACCGCGCCGCGTTCCGTCTCCTCGGGGCCGAGCAGCAGATGCACGTCCACGCCCGTGTCGCCCAGCACCTTCAGGACGGTCAGCGGGCCGGCACCGGTCTCGGCCACGCCGACCCGGTCGAGCAGGCCGGTGGTGCGATAGAGCCCCACGAGTTCGCGCCCGGCCCACGGGCCGGACTCGGGGAACAGGCCGCCCTCCCGGAAGGGCCGCAGCCAGCTCGTCCGCACCGCCAGCGCGGCGGCGAGCACCAGCTCCGTGGCCGGGTCGACGGCGACGGGCATCGCCGGGATCAGACCGCCCGTGCGCTCGGCCGCCCACGCGTCCAGGAGTTCCTGGTTCGCGGCGTCGTCCGCGCCGAGCCGCCCGAGGGTCGCGTCGGGCAGGCCGGCGGCCCACTCCTGGCGCAGGGTCACCGTCGGCCGGGTCCACAGACCGACGGCCGTGCCGGTGCGGGGGATCCGGCCGAGTCCGGCGAGCAGATCACGGCCCGCGTCCGCCGAGTCCTCGGCGGGCAGGCCGAGGGCGTCGGCCAGTTCGGCGCGGGCGGGACCGTCCGCGCCGTCCGCGAGGAAGGCCAGCAGCGGCCAGACGCCGGCCGCCGACAGGACCGTGTCACCGCCGGGCGGCAGGGCACCGGCCCAACGCGCCGTCAGCCGGTTGACCGCTCGCACCGTCGTACCCCGCAACCCGATCGCCCCCTTGTCCCCGAAACGCGTACGATGCGCGCGCCCGTTCGAATTCGAATTCCCGCCCCTGATGAGGAGCACCGTACTCGTGGACCCCTCCCAGCCGCCGCAGGATTCCCCGGCCCCGCAGCCGCCCCAGCAGCCGGGGCAGGCCTCCCCGGAACCCGCGTCCGGCGCCTCGCCCTGGGCCACGCCCGGGGCTGGTCAGGGTTCCGCCCCGGAGGCCGGGTCCGGGGTCGGGGCGGACCCCGGGGCCGGGGCCGGGTCCGGGGCCGGGCCGGGAGCTGGAGCCGTGCCGGGGGCCGGTCAGGGTCCGGTGCCCGGCCCGTACGGGAGCCCGCCGCCCGGCCCGTACGGGGCGCCGGGCCCGTACACCTCGCCGATGCCCGGCCCGTACGGCCCCTACGGGCCCGGCGTGGGCCCGTACGGGACGCCGCCTCCGGCCGCACCCCAGACCAGCGGGCTCGCGATCGCCTCGCTCGTCAGCGGCGCCGTGTGCTGTCTGCCGCCGCTCGGACTGGTCCTCGGCCTGATAGCGCTGCCCCGGATGAAGAAGAAGCGGCAGCGCGGCAAGGGCCTCGCCATCACCGGCATCGCCCTGTCCGCGGTCTCCAGCCTGCTGATGGTGCTGGCCTTCGCGACGGGCGCGTTCGCCGACTTCTGGCGGGGCTTCCAGGACGGCATGGAGGACGCCTCCTCCTCGGCGTACACCCTGAACCTGGAGAAGGGCGACTGCTTCCTCGCGGACCTCGACTCGCAGGAGCCCGTCGACAAGGTCGACACGGTGCCCTGCACCCGGCCGCACGAGGGCGAGGTCACGGGGCGCTTCAAGGTGAAGGAATTCACCACGTGGCCGGGCGTGAACGTGATCGACCAGATCGCCGAGGAGCGCTGCGGGCAGCTCAACGACGCGTACGCGATGGACACCTGGGACCTGCCCGAATCCGTGGGCATCTACTACTTCGCCCCCGTCAAGGAGAGCTGGCGGGACGGGGACCGCACGGTGATCTGCGCGCTCGTCTCCGACGGGGAGCTCCTCGAACGTTCCGTACGCCAGGACGCGAGCACGCTCGACTCCCAGCAGCTGCACTACCTCAAGACCATGAACGCGGTCGACCAGGCGCTCATGACGGAGCCGGAAGAGGACGCGGACGAGGACCTGGACGTCAACAAGAAGTGGGCCCGCGCGGTGCACAGCGCGGTCACGACGGCGTCCGCCGATCTGCGCGGGCAGGACTGGTCCGACCCCGCCGACTCGCGGATCGCACTGCTGACGAAGGACCTGGACACGGCCGCGCGCAGCTGGCACCGGATGGCCACGGCGGACGACGCGGACGTCTTCTGGGAGGCATATGACGAGGCGTTCGAAGCGCTGTCGATGGAGAAGGAAGTGGCCTCGCGCTCCGCGCTCCACCTCCAGACGGTGCCGCCGGGGGCCGACAGCGAGAGCGACAGTGACAGCGGTAGCGATAGTGGCAGTGGCAGTGGCAGTGGCGACGCCGGCAGCGCGGAGAAGGTCTGACGGCCGGTCCGGGAATTCCGACGGGAGTTCGGTGGCTATACCCGCGGTAAGGGCCCGCGTAAAGGTGAATCATCACTTCGAGTGAAACTTTGGCCCATGCTTGCGGGTGCGCACCCTCGGTTGCAACGCTGTGGCTCACAGTCAAGCTGAGGGGAGTGTCCAGTGACGTTCGGTGACCAGCCCGCTTATCTACGCGTGGCGAGCGATCTCCGGGAGAAGATCGCCAACGGCGCGCTTCCCCCGCACGCCCGACTCCCCTCGCAGGCCCGCATCCGCGAGGAGTACGGGGTGTCGGACACCGTCGCACTGGAGGCGCGCAAGGTCCTCATGGCCGAGGGGCTCGTCGAGGGGCGCTCCGGTTCGGGGACGTACGTGCGCGAGCGGCCCGTGCCGCGCCCGATCGCCCGCTCCGGATACCGCCCCGCCGGCGGGGCCAGCCCCTTCCGCCAGGAGCAGGCGGTCGAGGGGGTGCGCGGCACCTGGGAGTCGGCCAGCGAGCAGGAGCCGGCGACGGCGGTGACCGCCGAGCGGCTCGGCGTCGAGGTGGGGGAGCGCGTGATGCGCACCCGGTACGTGTACCGGGACGGAGGCGAGCCGATGATGCTCTCCACCTCCTGGGAGCCGCTCGCCGTCACCGGCCGGACGCCGGTGATGCTGCCCGAGGAAGGGCCGTTGGGCGGCTGCGGCGTCGTCGAGCGGATGGCCGCGATCGACGTCGTCGTGGACAACGTGGTGGAGGAGGTCTCCGCCAGACCCGGGGTCGCGGGGGAGCTGATGGCCCTCGGCGGGGTGCCGGGCCATGTGGTGCTGGTGATCGAGCGGACGTACTACGCCTCGGGGCGCGCGGTCGAGACCGCCGACGTCGTCGTCCCGGCCGACCGCTACAAGCTGGCGTACCATCTGCCGGTCCGCTGACCGCACCACCCGGAATCCTGGCCGGATACTTTCCTCTTCGTAAAAATCCGTATCCGCTGAGTAAAGGTCGGGCGTAAGCTCGGGCATATGCGGATCGCGATTTCCGGGGCTCGTGGCGTGCGACCGGAGCGGTGGAGGGGGAAGTCCGATGACTGACAGCGGCTCCGACCTGGCCTGGCTGGTCATCCGGCAGGACGACAACGGCAACCGCTACCGCGTCGGCCGGTACGCGACTCAGGACGAGGCGCAGCGGATCGCCGACAGCTTCGACGACCGCGGCCACAAGCAGACCTACTGGGTCGAGCGCATCGGGCAGCCCGCGCTCTGATCCGCCCGAGGTCTACGCTCCGTCCATGACAGAACAGCGCACCGACCCCGTCGTGGTGGTCGCCGGGGCCCTCGTCGACGAGGGCCGGCTGCTCGCCGCGCGCCGCAGCACCCCCGCCGAACTCGCGGGCCGCTGGGAACTGCCCGGCGGCAAGCGCGAACCGGGGGAGAGCTCCGAGGAAGCCCTGGTCCGGGAGCTGCGCGAAGAGCTGGGCGTCGAGACCGAGATCGGCGAGCGCGTCCCCGGTGAGTGGGTGCTCAAGCCCGGCTACGTCCTGTGGGTGTGGGCCGTCCGTCTCCGCTCCGGCCGGCCGGCGCCGCAGCAGGAGCACGACGAGCTGCGCTGGCTGACCCGCGACGAACTGGACTCCGTCGACTGGCTCGACCAGGACCGTCCCGCCGTCGCCGAGGCCGCCGCCCGGCTGCTGCCCGCGAACTCCCCGGCGTCCTGACCCGCGGGCGTAAGGAGTCGCGCCGTCCCGGCATCCCGTACGCCGTTCGTGCCACCCCGTCCCACCCCTGGCGTCGCCGTCGCGATATCCCTTTCCAGATTCGGGTATGTCGGTAGTAACCCCCGAAATAGGACGTGGGTCTCGTGATCGACACCGAAGGCGATTGTGCCGAGTGGCATTTCCCGGCCGAAGCCAATGCCGTGCGCACAGCCCGCCACGCGGTGCGGGACACCCTGCGGACCTGGCGGCTCGACGGCGCGTTCGGGGATGTGACCGTCCTCCTGGTCAGCGAACTGGTGACCAACTCGCTGCGTTATGCCTCCGGCCCCATCGGCGTCCGTCTGGTGCGCCGTCACTCCGACGGGAACGGGTCCGGGAACGGGCATGGATCCGGGAACGGGTCCGGGAACGGGTCCGGTGGCGGGTCCGGGAACGGATCCGGGGACGCCCCCACCCTCCGTGTGGAGGTCTCCGATCCGCTCCCGGAATGGCCCACCACCCGCCTGGCCGGACCCGACGACGAGGGTGGCCGGGGCCTCCAGCTCGTCGCCCGTTCCGCCCGCCGCTGGGGTACACGTGTAGGCGGGACCGGGAAAACCGTGTGGTTCGAGCTCGCCCTCCCTGGTGAGTAAAAAGGGTGGGACGACGATCAGGGGGCCTCGGCCGAAGGCGAACGAGATCACCCTGTGATCGTGAACGTCGTGCCGACCAGGGCCATCGTGCTGAATACTGCGCACATGGCCGGTCCGGTGCGGTGAGCTGGAGGGGACGGTCGCGTGAGCGAGATACCTGAGACGGTGAGCGGGGCGACGCGGGGCGTCGTGTGGCAGAGCAGCCCGCCCGGGTCGATCTATGACTACATCCGGGTCGCGTCCTTCTCGATCGGCCCCGACGGGCTGGTCGACCAGTGGAGCAGACGTGCCGTCGAGCTCTTCGGAGTGAGCGCCGAGGAGGCCCGGGGCAAGGACCCGGTCGAGGTGTTCATGCCCGCGAACCTCCGCGAGCGCGGCCACCGGCGGGTCCGGGAGATCCTGGACGGCAAGGAGTGGACGGGCCTCGTCCCCTTCCGTCAGCCGGGCGAGGAGCAGCCGCACGGCATCGCCGAGATGTACGTGATGCCGAGTGAGACCGAGAACGGCGAGCGGACCGCGCTGTGCATCGTCGTCGACGTCCGCGCCCTGCGCCGGATCGAGACCGACCTCGCCGCCTCGCAGGCGATTTTCGGCCAATCCCCCTTCGGCTTCCTGCTCTTCGGTACCGACCTCACCGTGAAACGGACCAACCGCCGCTTCGCCACGGTCTTCGGCGGCACCACCGACGACCACCGCGGCCGGACCGCGTACGACTATCTCCCCCACGCCGAGGCCGAGCGGCTGACCGCGGCCCTGCGCACGGTCCTGGAGACCGGCGAGGCCGTCACCGACCTGGAGATCGTCGGCGCCGCCCCCGGCACCCGGGACCGGCGCCACTGGTCCATCAACCTCTACCGCGTGCACAGCGGCAGCGGCCGCCCGGTCGGCGTCGCCGGCCTCGGCATCGACGTCACCCGCCGCTACAACGCGGCCCGCGAGGCCGCCAGCGCCCGGCGCAACCTCGCCCTGCTCAACGAGGCCGGCGCCCGCATCGGCACCACCCTGGACCTGCAGGCCACCGCCCGCGAGCTGCTCGACGTCGCCGTCCCCGGCTTCTGCGACTTCGCGGCCGTCGACCTCTACCAGGGGCTGCTCACCGGCGACGAGGCCCCGCCCGGCCGCTGGGGCAGTTCGACCGACGTCGGGTACGGGGGGGCGGGCAGCGCCGAGGTGCGCCGGGTCGCGGTCGCCAGCGCGGTGCCCGACACCCCCGTACGCCTCGGCAGGCAGCGGCACCCCGGCGCGCCGGCCCCGGACGTCCCGCCGTCGCGCGACGGACAGGCGGCCGAGACCACCACGGCCGCCCCGGGGCGGGTTGCCAAGGGCCGGGACGGCGCGGACCCGGCCGCCACAGGCCGGGAGGGCGGGGTCCAAGGCGCCGCGGCACCGGACCGTACGGACAACGCCGTCGCCCCGTTCGCCGGGGACGTGTGCGGCGACCCCGAGCCCATCAAGGTCGGCTCCGTCCACCGCTTCCCCTTCAACTCGCCCTGCGCCGGAGCCCTGCGCACCGGCCGTGTGCACACCGTCCCCGGCCCGGACGGCAGCATCGTCCAGTCCACCCTCGTCGTCCCGATGGTCGCCCACGACACCGTCGTCGGCCTCGCCCAGTTCTCGCGCGCCATGGGCAGCGAACCCTTCGGCACGCGTGACCGCGCCCTCGCCGTCGAACTCGCCGCCCGCGCCGCCGTCTGCATCGACAACGCCCGCCTCTACCGGCGCGAGCACGAACGCGCCCTCATCCTCCAGCGCAGCCTGCTGCCGCCCGGCGACCCCGAGGCCGCCGGCCTCGACATCGCCTGCCGCTACCTCCCCGGCACGGTCGGCTCCGAGGTCGGCGGCGACTGGTTCGACGTCATCGAACTCCCCGGCCACCGCACCGCCCTGGTCATCGGCGACGTCATGGGCCGCGGTCTGCGCGCCGCCGTCGCCATGGGCGAACTGCGCACCGCCGTCCGCACCCTCGCCCAGCTCGACCTCGAACCGGCCGAGGTGCTGTCCCACCTCGACGAGACCGCCCGCGGCCTCGGCGCCCCGGCCGGCGCCCAGCAGTCCGCCCGCGCGCACAAGGCCCGCGGTCCCGAACTGGCCGAGGTCTACCTCGCCACCTGCGTCTACGCCGTCTACGACCCGGTCACCCGCCGGTGTACGTTCGCCAACGCGGGCCATCTGCCGCCCGTCCTGGTCGAGCCCGGCGCGCCGGCCCGGCTGCTCGACGTGCCGCCGGGGATGCCGCTCGGCGTCGGCGGCGAGCCGTTCGAGGAGGTCACCGTCGAACTGCCCGAGGGCGCGCTGCTGGCCCTCTACACCGACGGGCTCGTCGAATCCCGCGACCATCCGCTCGACGAGGGACTGAACGCCTTCCGCAGCGCCCTCACCGGCCCCGACCGGCCGCTGGAGGACGTCTGCGACCACGTCCTGACCACCCTCGACACCGGGCACGGAGAGGACGA contains the following coding sequences:
- a CDS encoding hypothetical protein (identified by MetaGeneAnnotator; putative;~sequence version:1), encoding MKDGIGCLALLGGFLTGLLAWGSGAGPALAGGFEGEGRDLGVLWVQLPVLLFGTPALALVVWALLRGRRPALLALGLAVTLIAAGRLGSEWMATAGPAVVYEQGA
- a CDS encoding cupin (Cupin domain; pfam07883;~PFAM: Cupin 2 conserved barrel domain protein; KEGG: sco:SCO7127 hypothetical protein;~cupin [Streptomyces flavogriseus ATCC33331];~identified by MetaGeneAnnotator; putative); the protein is MSYPEVRYQGESGEINASFRPAGTPPEFVSPRGQRTHYLATTASTDGEFGLYKVDMPPKAGGPATHFHRTISESFFILDGTVRLYDGDRWVDAKKGDFLYVPVGGLHGFRNDADEPASMLLLFAPGAPREEYFEKVSTVGEMTDEERAAFFAEHDTYWTD
- a CDS encoding hypothetical protein (identified by MetaGeneAnnotator; putative;~sequence version:1), encoding MRGTTVRAVNRLTARWAGALPPGGDTVLSAAGVWPLLAFLADGADGPARAELADALGLPAEDSADAGRDLLAGLGRIPRTGTAVGLWTRPTVTLRQEWAAGLPDATLGRLGADDAANQELLDAWAAERTGGLIPAMPVAVDPATELVLAAALAVRTSWLRPFREGGLFPESGPWAGRELVGLYRTTGLLDRVGVAETGAGPLTVLKVLGDTGVDVHLLLGPEETERGAVLRAGLDVLAGVHRAVPGGALPPGEPGPGVTVRTVRSTTREPYLSVTTSPFALTGDHDLTELPGVFGLSSALDATRGHFPGVADHPPLSVGQARQAAMARFGAQGFEAATVTAFGLVGAGMPMRPYLVRAVDVDFDRPFGFLAVHRTSRLVLTAGWVHEPVPYTFDEDEEE
- a CDS encoding site-specific recombinase DNA invertase pin (identified by MetaGeneAnnotator; putative;~sequence version:1); this encodes MAPAAASLRRESRITDMRGVLLIGGALLWGYGTGGGAGVVPGSCRIDGRQQIFMNMTSLRREIRAAHHVRGADERLTDS
- a CDS encoding hypothetical protein (identified by MetaGeneAnnotator; putative;~sequence version:1), whose translation is MRTHRRNSKNTVLAVAAVAALSLGLTACGGTDDKGRDEGAAAVSSSSASAPADAPAAPAGQASGTTGTTGATTAGTTTTSGGAATGGKGAAQAAAKPAGATAGKTPSCTFKDVKVTMRKADEVPTEHIELTATNTSGRTCRLDGYPLLAFGQIQTAKDIPPVAKSKPGAPVVLRSGTAAYANVRVANGGAHEDNKVVTSFSVNFFTGSEPTEGSVDVKAPAGGLAVDEAVAKTGYWTYELRNGADEF
- a CDS encoding threonine synthase (Threonine synthase [Aminoacid transport and metabolism]; COG0498;~Threonine synthase isa pyridoxal phosphate (PLP) dependent enzyme that catalyses the last reaction in the synthesis of threonine from aspartate. It proceeds by converting O-phospho-L-homoserine (OPH) into threonine and inorganic phosphate. In plants; cd01563;~catalytic residue [active];~homodimer interface [polypeptide binding];~identified by MetaGeneAnnotator; putative;~pyridoxal 5'-phosphate binding site [chemical binding];~threonine synthase [Streptomyces pristinaespiralis ATCC25486]) translates to MTTYVCSRCQVHSPASALTWCCPRCRGPWDLDFTSAPVDLTSLASRVNSLWRYAEALPLATEIPHISLGEGRTPLVPLTDTVAAKLDFLSPTLSFKDRGAVMLAELARRLQPDAVVADSSGNAGTAVAAYCARAGLDCSVYVPEGTSPKKLEQIRAHGAHVVVVPGDREATAHAARQAADTTGVFYASHVYNPHFLHGTKTYVYELWEELGGRLPDTLVVPVGNGTLLLGSALAVEELYGHGLVERRPALVAVQAEAVAPLAAAFHAGADDLPEPAAARPTLAEGIAIPNPPRAAQILRAVRATGGTFHTVTEAQIRSAQLDLARRGLYVEPTGVACWAAVRATAPRPGTTVVPLCGAGAKTGLAAAPEEGNRPQSVQ
- a CDS encoding peptidase, S8A subtilisin subfamily (Peptidase S8 family domain in ProteinaseK-like proteins; cd04077;~Peptidase inhibitor I9; pfam05922;~Proprotein convertase P-domain; pfam01483;~calcium binding site 1 [ion binding];~calcium binding site 2 [ion binding];~catalytic triad [active];~identified by MetaGeneAnnotator; putative;~peptidase, S8A (subtilisin) subfamily [Streptomyces griseoflavus Tu4000]); its protein translation is MSVMRDSRRRLAAAGAIAVAALALGSLSAVPATAAGSPAEGVVLNAGAEGTVADSYIVTLRDSAARADSPQGRAVATKFGAKIKRTYRAALNGYSVELSEAQAKKLAADPAVASVSQNRRFTIDGTQPSPPSWGLDRIDQKALPLNQSYAYPDTAGQGVTAYIIDTGVRITHSDLGGRASYGYDAIDNDNTAQDGHGHGTHVAGTVAGNSYGVAKKAKIVGVRVLDNSGSGTTEQVVAGIDWVTANAVKPAVANMSLGGGVDTVLDDAVRRSIASGVTYAVAAGNETDNAANHSPARVAEAITVGATTSTDAKASYSNYGAGLDLFAPGSSITSSWNTSDTATNTISGTSMATPHVAGAAALYLAANPTASPAQVSTALTTAATPNVVTSPGTGSPNRLLYTGTGDTTPPAGKRFENNTAYTINDNATVESPISVTGVTGNAPATLQVPVNITHTYIGDLQVQLIAPDGSAYTLKAFGTGGSTDDINTTYTVNASSEVANGTWKLRVTDNYTYDNGRINSWALQF